In a genomic window of Agarivorans albus:
- a CDS encoding TRAP transporter substrate-binding protein DctP has translation MNSRRKFLTSAVALTAGTMLAPAKTFAASPKIKWRMQTYAGPALAEHVIKPAIEAFNRIAGEEMQIELYFADQLVPTGELFRAMQKGIIDAVQSDDDSMASPTEVTTFGGYFPFGSRYSLDVPVLFNQYGLDKIWKEEYAKVGVKHISAGAWDPCHFATKKPLTSLKDLKGLRVFTFPTAGRFLAKFGVVPVSIPWEDVEVALQTGELDGIAWSGITEDYTVGWSKVTDYFLTNNISGAWIGSFFANMDRYNALPDHLKELLGLCLDTSHYYRQWWYWGGEAKLRVEGSDMKLTSIPDEEWATVEAEAHVFWDEIAKESPTKAKIVEIFKKYNDDMEKAGRPYRYS, from the coding sequence ATGAACTCAAGACGTAAGTTTTTAACAAGTGCTGTTGCACTTACCGCGGGTACCATGTTGGCTCCGGCCAAAACCTTTGCCGCTAGCCCGAAGATTAAATGGCGAATGCAAACCTATGCAGGTCCAGCTTTAGCTGAGCATGTAATAAAACCGGCCATTGAAGCCTTTAACCGCATTGCCGGTGAAGAGATGCAAATTGAGCTCTATTTTGCCGATCAGCTGGTGCCAACGGGCGAACTATTTCGCGCCATGCAAAAAGGCATTATTGATGCGGTTCAATCTGATGATGACTCTATGGCTTCTCCTACAGAAGTAACCACCTTTGGCGGTTACTTCCCATTTGGTAGCCGTTATTCACTGGATGTGCCTGTATTGTTTAATCAATATGGTTTAGACAAAATTTGGAAAGAAGAGTACGCCAAAGTAGGTGTTAAGCACATTTCTGCAGGTGCTTGGGACCCTTGTCATTTTGCTACTAAAAAGCCCCTTACTAGCCTTAAAGATCTTAAGGGATTAAGAGTATTTACCTTCCCAACGGCCGGTCGCTTCTTAGCTAAGTTTGGCGTGGTGCCGGTATCTATTCCTTGGGAAGATGTTGAGGTGGCTCTGCAAACCGGCGAACTAGACGGTATTGCTTGGTCGGGCATTACCGAAGACTACACCGTGGGTTGGTCTAAGGTTACCGATTACTTCTTAACAAACAATATTTCAGGTGCTTGGATTGGTTCATTCTTTGCCAATATGGATCGCTACAATGCATTACCTGATCACCTTAAAGAGCTTCTCGGACTATGTTTAGATACTTCACATTATTACCGTCAATGGTGGTACTGGGGTGGCGAAGCTAAACTGCGTGTTGAGGGTAGTGATATGAAGCTAACTTCCATTCCTGATGAAGAATGGGCTACGGTTGAAGCAGAGGCACACGTATTCTGGGATGAAATTGCCAAAGAATCGCCAACTAAGGCTAAGATTGTAGAAATCTTTAAGAAATACAACGATGACATGGAAAAAGCAGGTAGGCCTTACCGCTACAGCTAA
- a CDS encoding TRAP transporter small permease subunit has translation MPSFIIAYVKYVDAFNRRVGRLMMYGIFLIVGVLMWSSVSKTFFMPSLWTLESAQFMMVAYYIIGGAYAMQLNANVRMDLFYGNWSIKKRAWVDAFTIFFLIFYLFVLLYGGLESTLYSLEYSQRTRSAWRPLLWPIKALMCTGFVMMILQAISQFIKDIAVIRGVQIK, from the coding sequence ATGCCGAGTTTTATTATTGCCTATGTCAAATATGTTGATGCGTTCAATCGAAGAGTTGGTCGCTTAATGATGTATGGGATATTTTTGATTGTTGGCGTGCTTATGTGGTCATCGGTATCAAAAACTTTCTTTATGCCGTCTCTTTGGACCTTAGAGTCTGCGCAATTCATGATGGTTGCCTACTACATTATTGGCGGCGCTTATGCGATGCAGCTTAATGCCAATGTGCGCATGGACCTATTTTATGGAAATTGGTCAATTAAAAAACGCGCTTGGGTTGATGCATTCACCATTTTCTTCTTGATTTTCTATTTATTCGTACTGCTATACGGCGGCTTAGAAAGCACACTTTACTCCCTTGAATATAGCCAACGAACTCGCTCTGCTTGGCGCCCATTGTTGTGGCCTATTAAAGCACTAATGTGCACCGGTTTTGTGATGATGATTTTGCAGGCCATTTCCCAATTTATTAAAGATATTGCAGTTATTCGAGGAGTTCAGATCAAATGA
- a CDS encoding TRAP transporter large permease translates to MSYGMIATMMFSLMMLLMATGQRVFAAIGAVASIAAILLWGTGGAEIPFTASMKLMNWYPMLTLPMFIFMGYVLSESKIADDLYKMFHVWMGPMPGGLAIGTIGLMVLVSAMNGLSVAGMAIGATIALPELLKRNYDKKMVTGVIQAGSSLGILVPPSVVLVLYAMIARQPVGQLWLAGIIPGLVMATLFIIYIAVRCRINPSLGPVLSEEERNVPMAEKLRLLRAGLLPLGIFASMMIPFVNGWTSLVESSAIGAMAAFLAAILKRRMTKQVFENSVRSTLAISCMFMWIILAALGFGAIFDGLGAVKSIEHLFTEQLGLGPWAILILMQLSFLVMGTFLDDTAMLVIVAPLYVPLVNALGFDLIWYGVLYTVTSQIAYMTPPFGYNLFLMRAMAPPQISLRDIYGSVVPFVGIMVFALILVMVFPSLALWLPDYVYGK, encoded by the coding sequence ATGAGTTACGGCATGATAGCAACAATGATGTTCTCGTTGATGATGTTGCTAATGGCAACGGGTCAACGTGTATTTGCTGCAATAGGCGCGGTAGCCTCAATTGCCGCCATATTACTTTGGGGTACCGGCGGCGCCGAAATTCCATTTACTGCCAGCATGAAGCTAATGAATTGGTATCCGATGCTTACGCTGCCAATGTTTATTTTCATGGGCTATGTATTGTCGGAATCAAAAATTGCCGACGACCTATACAAAATGTTTCATGTTTGGATGGGGCCGATGCCCGGTGGATTAGCCATTGGTACCATTGGGCTTATGGTGCTGGTATCGGCAATGAATGGCTTGTCGGTGGCAGGGATGGCGATAGGTGCCACCATTGCGCTACCCGAACTGTTAAAGCGTAACTACGACAAAAAAATGGTCACTGGGGTTATTCAGGCCGGTTCGTCTTTAGGCATATTAGTGCCTCCCTCGGTGGTATTAGTGCTTTACGCGATGATTGCGCGCCAGCCAGTAGGTCAGCTGTGGCTAGCCGGTATTATTCCGGGTTTGGTGATGGCAACACTGTTCATTATCTATATTGCAGTACGTTGTCGGATTAACCCCAGCTTAGGCCCGGTGTTAAGCGAGGAAGAACGTAACGTGCCTATGGCCGAAAAACTAAGGCTACTTAGGGCAGGGCTGTTACCCCTTGGCATCTTTGCCTCAATGATGATTCCTTTTGTTAATGGGTGGACAAGTTTAGTAGAAAGCTCGGCTATTGGTGCAATGGCAGCATTCTTGGCCGCTATTCTCAAACGGCGCATGACCAAACAGGTATTTGAGAACTCTGTACGTAGTACCTTGGCCATCTCTTGTATGTTTATGTGGATCATTCTTGCTGCCCTTGGTTTTGGAGCCATATTTGATGGTTTGGGCGCAGTAAAATCTATCGAACATTTGTTTACCGAGCAGCTAGGGCTTGGGCCTTGGGCGATTCTTATTTTAATGCAGTTGTCATTTTTGGTAATGGGCACCTTTTTAGACGACACCGCCATGTTGGTGATTGTTGCGCCGTTATATGTGCCTTTGGTTAATGCACTAGGTTTTGACCTTATTTGGTACGGCGTTCTCTATACCGTGACCTCCCAAATTGCCTATATGACGCCGCCTTTTGGCTACAACCTCTTTTTAATGCGCGCTATGGCTCCGCCGCAAATTAGCCTGCGTGACATTTACGGTTCGGTAGTTCCATTTGTCGGCATTATGGTTTTTGCATTAATCCTAGTGATGGTTTTTCCAAGTCTAGCTTTATGGCTTCCTGATTATGTATATGGCAAGTAA
- a CDS encoding helix-turn-helix domain-containing protein, which translates to MVTNTQTNGDSLLCTIHSNDANHQAANLVNWQQEFDQLSKGRFVGQINEINFPNIHVFREDTNQELRQQCRVEEGGLWIGFSSNQKTCRINNQTTRHSQFLCRPGSLDFELLTPEHFSIYGLVLHKSLFSQLEEQQDDPNIGLSFDSLWLDNIPANTLQTFQQYLSQLLQTEGSRWSSNTQALILEDAALNLLSQAQKPALVSAPALHQRQRIMQRVKTYLTESRLKNPITISELCAAVHVSRRTLQYTFSQCCDMTPKQYIQIIRLNQVRRALLHCQHQQTIAEVALDYGFFHLGQFCRDYKRLFCETPSETRRREFA; encoded by the coding sequence ATGGTGACAAATACGCAAACAAACGGTGACTCATTGTTGTGCACAATTCACTCTAATGATGCAAATCATCAAGCGGCAAACTTAGTTAACTGGCAGCAAGAGTTTGATCAACTAAGCAAAGGTCGCTTTGTTGGTCAAATAAATGAAATTAACTTCCCGAATATTCATGTATTTCGCGAAGACACAAACCAAGAGCTAAGACAGCAATGCCGTGTTGAAGAAGGAGGATTATGGATAGGTTTTAGTAGCAATCAAAAAACTTGTCGAATTAACAACCAAACCACCCGCCATAGTCAGTTTTTATGCCGACCAGGTAGCCTAGACTTTGAATTGCTCACGCCCGAACACTTTTCTATTTATGGTTTGGTATTGCACAAAAGTTTATTTAGCCAATTAGAAGAACAACAAGATGACCCTAATATTGGCCTAAGTTTTGATAGCCTATGGCTAGATAATATCCCCGCCAATACCTTACAAACCTTTCAGCAATACCTATCACAACTGCTACAAACAGAAGGCAGTCGTTGGAGCAGCAACACCCAAGCGCTTATTTTAGAAGACGCAGCGCTTAACCTACTTAGCCAAGCACAAAAACCCGCTTTAGTTAGCGCCCCTGCGTTACATCAACGCCAACGCATTATGCAACGGGTTAAAACCTACCTTACAGAATCTCGTCTTAAAAACCCTATTACCATTAGCGAGTTATGTGCTGCGGTGCATGTTAGTCGCCGTACCCTGCAATATACCTTTAGCCAGTGCTGCGATATGACACCAAAACAATACATTCAGATAATTCGGCTAAACCAAGTTAGGCGAGCATTACTGCATTGCCAGCATCAACAAACCATTGCCGAAGTGGCATTAGATTATGGCTTTTTTCATTTAGGACAATTTTGCAGGGATTACAAAAGACTGTTTTGCGAAACGCCCAGCGAAACCAGACGCCGAGAGTTTGCCTAA
- a CDS encoding ethanolamine ammonia-lyase subunit EutB — protein MAAYRWQQGDTVYNFGSLAELMAKATPERSGDILAGVSAETAEQRVVAQMTLANLPLKTFLNEVLIPYEFDEITRLIIDSHDSVAFAPISHMTVGDFRNWLLSDEADAEALAALRPGLSPEMVAAVCKIMRNQDLILVAKKCRVITAFRNTVGLENRLSTRLQPNHPTDSLDGIAATIFDGLMYGNGDAVIGINPATDNVPQTIKLLNFLDEVIQHYQIPTQSCVLTHVTNTIETIDKGAPVDLVFQSIGGTQGTNDTFGVNLNVLQEAQDAALSLKRGTVGNNVMYFETGQGTSLSADAYFGVDQQTCEARAYAVARHFDPFLVNTVVGFIGPEYLFDGKQIIRAGLEDHFCGKLLGLPMGCDICYTNHAYADQNDMDNLLTLLGVAGCSFIMGIPGSDDIMLNYQTTSFHDALYARKVLGLKPAPEFETWLSNMDIFSDVEKVQLNHNLSQAFSSPISLVEKNEL, from the coding sequence ATGGCAGCGTATCGCTGGCAACAAGGGGACACCGTATACAATTTTGGCTCACTAGCCGAGCTAATGGCAAAGGCTACCCCAGAGCGCTCGGGCGATATTCTTGCGGGTGTAAGTGCAGAAACTGCCGAGCAGCGTGTTGTTGCGCAAATGACATTAGCTAACTTGCCTTTAAAAACCTTTCTAAACGAAGTGCTGATTCCCTATGAATTTGACGAGATTACCCGGCTAATTATTGATAGCCACGATAGCGTAGCGTTTGCGCCCATCTCGCATATGACCGTTGGGGATTTTCGCAATTGGTTACTAAGTGACGAAGCCGACGCCGAAGCATTAGCAGCTCTCCGGCCTGGGCTTAGCCCCGAAATGGTTGCAGCAGTATGTAAGATAATGCGTAATCAAGATTTAATCCTGGTAGCGAAAAAGTGTCGTGTAATCACGGCGTTTCGTAACACTGTTGGATTAGAAAATCGGCTATCAACTCGTTTACAGCCAAATCACCCAACAGACTCTTTAGATGGCATTGCCGCGACAATTTTTGATGGCTTAATGTATGGCAATGGTGACGCCGTAATAGGTATTAACCCAGCCACTGATAATGTTCCGCAAACCATCAAGCTTCTAAACTTTTTAGACGAAGTCATTCAGCATTATCAAATTCCAACCCAGTCTTGTGTATTGACCCATGTGACAAACACCATAGAAACCATAGACAAAGGTGCGCCTGTTGATCTGGTTTTTCAATCCATTGGCGGAACACAAGGCACCAATGACACCTTTGGTGTGAACCTAAATGTGCTGCAAGAAGCTCAAGACGCCGCATTGTCGTTAAAACGCGGCACCGTTGGCAATAACGTGATGTACTTTGAAACCGGCCAGGGAACGTCGTTATCGGCAGATGCTTATTTTGGGGTTGATCAGCAAACCTGCGAAGCCAGGGCTTATGCAGTAGCACGCCATTTCGATCCGTTTTTGGTGAATACGGTTGTGGGCTTTATTGGCCCTGAATATCTGTTTGATGGTAAACAAATAATTCGTGCAGGTTTAGAAGATCACTTTTGCGGCAAGTTACTTGGCCTTCCGATGGGCTGTGATATTTGCTACACCAACCATGCTTATGCCGATCAAAATGACATGGACAATTTGCTTACCTTGCTCGGGGTGGCTGGTTGCTCGTTTATTATGGGCATTCCTGGTTCTGACGATATTATGCTTAATTATCAAACAACCTCCTTTCACGATGCGCTTTATGCTCGCAAAGTGCTCGGCTTAAAACCTGCGCCAGAGTTTGAGACTTGGTTAAGTAATATGGATATATTTAGTGACGTAGAGAAAGTACAACTAAATCATAATCTTTCCCAAGCATTTAGCTCGCCTATCTCCTTAGTTGAGAAAAATGAACTATGA